A window of Prolixibacter sp. SD074 contains these coding sequences:
- the citF gene encoding citrate lyase subunit alpha, which yields MNEDLIYNAVGRLVPSEINGEPAVPFMGVGKYRPEGKKHAPAIPTNADYPADGNKQVDSLKEALIKAGLKDGMTISTHHHFRDGDLVANMVFDVVKELGVKDIRWFPSASFPCHAHLIPYLEDGTISHIEGSMNGPLGRFCSDGKMKKTAVLRSHGGRYQAVQDGEVKIDIAVIGAACADPFGNANGLNGPSASGLLGFALADSQYANNVIVVTDNMVPFPCVPWQIQGNHVDYTVEVEKIGIPEKIVSGTTQITRSPDRLLIAEMTAKFCEATGIIRDGFSFQAGAGGTALSVGIYFGEIMRRKGIKARFARGGSNRYLVEMLEEGLVEYILDGQTFDLDGVRSMRDNPNHTWTSPFTSYNYHSKGNFAGLVDVVILGATEVDVNFNANVVTHSDGKLLHGLGGWQNCLFSRTVILPVPLFRDRIPVIVDEVTTLCGPGELIDVIVTERGIAINPLRKDLIEKAKDSGLPIRTIEEMKEEAERICGKPKKPVFTDKIIAAIKWVDGTVIDVVRQVEEKKTET from the coding sequence ATGAATGAAGATCTGATATATAATGCAGTCGGACGGCTCGTTCCGTCGGAAATAAACGGCGAACCGGCCGTTCCGTTTATGGGTGTCGGGAAATATCGCCCGGAAGGAAAGAAACATGCACCGGCTATTCCGACCAACGCCGATTATCCGGCTGACGGAAACAAACAGGTTGATTCACTGAAAGAGGCGTTAATAAAAGCCGGGCTCAAAGATGGCATGACCATTTCCACGCATCACCATTTCCGCGACGGCGACCTGGTTGCCAATATGGTTTTTGATGTGGTGAAGGAGCTGGGCGTGAAAGATATTCGCTGGTTTCCATCGGCTTCTTTCCCCTGTCATGCACATTTGATTCCTTACCTCGAAGATGGTACCATCAGTCACATCGAAGGAAGCATGAACGGACCGCTCGGACGGTTTTGTTCGGACGGAAAGATGAAGAAAACAGCCGTCCTTCGCTCGCATGGCGGACGTTACCAGGCCGTGCAGGATGGTGAAGTGAAAATCGATATTGCTGTGATTGGCGCTGCCTGCGCCGATCCGTTTGGCAATGCCAATGGTCTGAATGGTCCTTCGGCGAGCGGGTTGTTGGGCTTTGCCCTGGCCGATTCGCAATATGCAAACAACGTTATTGTGGTAACCGATAACATGGTGCCATTTCCCTGTGTGCCCTGGCAAATTCAGGGAAACCATGTGGATTACACGGTTGAGGTAGAAAAAATCGGTATTCCGGAGAAGATTGTTTCCGGAACCACGCAGATTACCCGTAGTCCAGACAGATTGCTAATTGCCGAAATGACCGCCAAATTCTGTGAAGCAACAGGCATCATTCGTGACGGCTTTTCTTTTCAGGCAGGGGCCGGAGGGACCGCCCTTTCCGTCGGAATTTACTTTGGCGAGATCATGCGCCGGAAGGGCATCAAAGCCCGTTTTGCACGGGGAGGTAGTAACAGGTACCTGGTTGAAATGCTGGAAGAAGGCTTGGTGGAATACATTCTCGACGGACAGACATTCGATTTGGATGGTGTTCGTTCCATGCGCGACAATCCCAATCATACATGGACGAGTCCGTTCACCAGTTACAACTACCATAGCAAAGGAAATTTTGCCGGTTTGGTGGATGTGGTTATCCTCGGTGCTACCGAAGTGGATGTGAATTTCAATGCCAATGTGGTGACCCATTCTGACGGAAAATTATTACACGGTCTCGGGGGCTGGCAAAACTGCCTTTTCTCCAGGACGGTCATTTTACCTGTGCCGCTTTTCCGTGACCGCATTCCGGTGATTGTAGATGAAGTAACCACACTTTGCGGACCGGGCGAACTAATTGATGTCATCGTAACCGAACGGGGCATCGCTATTAATCCCTTGCGGAAGGATTTAATCGAAAAAGCGAAAGATTCCGGTCTTCCCATTCGGACCATCGAAGAGATGAAGGAAGAAGCGGAACGTATTTGCGGTAAGCCGAAGAAACCGGTATTTACCGATAAGATTATCGCCGCCATCAAATGGGTGGACGGAACCGTGATTGATGTGGTGCGGCAGGTAGAAGAAAAGAAAACAGAAACTTGA
- a CDS encoding Gfo/Idh/MocA family protein, whose translation MKKTWKWGILAPGKIARKFASELHTLDNAEIVAVGSRNESRSAEFAAEFNVGKAYGSYEELAADPEVEIVYVASPHSHHAEHAIMCMNEGKHVLCEKALSLNLKEVISMFEVARKNTVFLMEAFVTPFQPSYRKAKEIIESGEMGKIQYLHGWFGFNSAPYDPQGRLFNPELGGGSLLDIGLYAVFDALWFMGAPQQISAAASLTEKGIDTSLTMRFDYPDGVFASLFSSFYTASGPGCDIFCEKGVLRITRRGILHQQLEARSRGTAPVQYSWEGAGCGMKLEAVEVMKCLDEGKKESNVMPYSRSFELMKTLDAIREHAGIHYPGRG comes from the coding sequence ATGAAGAAAACCTGGAAATGGGGCATTCTGGCCCCCGGGAAGATTGCCCGAAAATTTGCTTCAGAATTACACACCCTTGATAATGCAGAGATTGTTGCTGTCGGCTCGCGAAATGAGTCCCGGTCGGCTGAATTTGCTGCAGAATTTAATGTGGGAAAAGCTTACGGAAGTTACGAAGAACTGGCTGCCGACCCGGAAGTTGAGATCGTTTATGTGGCTTCACCGCACTCGCACCATGCCGAACATGCCATTATGTGCATGAATGAGGGGAAGCATGTGTTATGTGAGAAAGCGCTTTCGCTGAATTTGAAGGAGGTGATTTCGATGTTTGAAGTAGCACGGAAGAACACGGTGTTCCTGATGGAGGCTTTTGTTACGCCGTTTCAGCCATCGTACCGAAAGGCGAAGGAAATTATTGAGTCGGGAGAGATGGGAAAAATTCAGTATCTGCATGGTTGGTTTGGCTTCAATAGCGCACCTTATGATCCGCAGGGACGGCTCTTCAACCCGGAACTGGGAGGGGGTTCGTTGCTGGACATTGGTTTGTATGCAGTTTTCGATGCGCTTTGGTTCATGGGCGCACCTCAGCAAATTTCGGCTGCCGCTTCATTGACTGAAAAAGGAATCGATACCAGTCTGACTATGCGCTTTGATTATCCGGATGGCGTATTTGCATCGCTCTTTTCCTCATTTTATACCGCTTCAGGACCCGGATGTGATATCTTCTGCGAAAAAGGTGTGTTACGCATCACCCGGCGTGGTATCTTGCATCAGCAGTTAGAGGCGCGTTCCCGGGGAACCGCTCCGGTTCAATACAGTTGGGAAGGTGCCGGGTGTGGTATGAAACTGGAAGCAGTGGAAGTGATGAAGTGCCTGGATGAAGGTAAAAAGGAGAGCAACGTGATGCCTTATAGCCGGAGTTTTGAATTGATGAAAACACTCGATGCCATTCGGGAACATGCGGGAATTCATTATCCCGGTAGGGGTTAA
- a CDS encoding glycoside hydrolase family 18 protein: MRRKLLSTLYLIAFLLLGLFSCKNKPTAPKDNSGQIAVMAYYAGDANQIDQYNLGEVTHVIYSFLHLKGNELAYDSPKDSLGVAHLVALKEKYPDLNVMVSLGGWGGCKTCSEVFSTPEGREAFALSAKRILDNSGADGLDLDWEYPAIEGFPGHQYLTEDKDNFTSLVTTLRKILGPKAIISFAAGGFQQFLENSIDWKAVMPEVNYVNLMSYDLVNGYSKVTGHHTPLYSNASQTKSTDNAVKYLEKAGIPSNKIVIGAAFYARVWKGVKNVDNGLYQPGVFKQGVGYNKFDSILSPRQGFKAYWDNVAQAPYMYNEKDSLFATYDDPKSVALKTKYVIDKNLGGIMFWQLANDKMKDGLLDAIYKAKETADK, from the coding sequence ATGAGACGTAAGCTCCTTTCGACTCTCTATCTGATTGCCTTTTTGCTACTTGGCCTCTTTTCGTGTAAAAACAAACCAACAGCCCCAAAAGACAACTCCGGCCAAATTGCCGTGATGGCTTATTATGCCGGCGATGCCAATCAAATTGACCAGTATAACCTTGGCGAGGTCACACATGTTATCTACAGCTTTCTTCATCTGAAAGGAAACGAGCTGGCTTATGACTCACCGAAGGATAGTTTAGGTGTGGCTCACCTGGTTGCCTTAAAGGAAAAGTATCCCGATTTGAACGTCATGGTGTCGCTCGGTGGCTGGGGTGGCTGCAAAACCTGCTCCGAAGTCTTCTCTACTCCGGAAGGACGTGAAGCATTTGCCCTTTCGGCGAAAAGAATCCTTGACAATTCCGGGGCTGACGGACTTGACCTCGACTGGGAATATCCAGCCATTGAAGGCTTTCCGGGACATCAATACCTTACGGAAGACAAGGACAACTTCACCAGTTTGGTTACCACACTGAGGAAAATACTGGGGCCAAAAGCCATCATCAGCTTTGCTGCGGGCGGTTTCCAGCAATTCCTCGAAAATTCCATTGACTGGAAAGCGGTGATGCCGGAAGTGAATTACGTAAACCTGATGTCGTATGACCTGGTAAATGGCTACAGCAAAGTAACCGGTCACCATACTCCACTATACTCCAATGCTTCTCAAACGAAATCGACCGACAATGCCGTCAAATACCTGGAGAAAGCGGGTATTCCCTCCAACAAGATTGTCATTGGCGCCGCATTTTATGCCCGCGTTTGGAAAGGCGTGAAAAACGTGGATAATGGCTTGTACCAGCCGGGTGTTTTCAAACAAGGCGTAGGTTATAACAAATTCGATTCAATTTTATCGCCCCGGCAGGGCTTCAAAGCGTATTGGGACAATGTAGCACAGGCTCCGTACATGTATAACGAGAAAGACAGTTTGTTTGCTACGTATGACGATCCGAAATCGGTGGCCCTGAAAACAAAATATGTCATCGACAAAAATCTAGGCGGTATTATGTTCTGGCAGCTAGCCAACGATAAGATGAAAGATGGTTTGCTTGATGCTATCTACAAAGCCAAAGAAACAGCAGACAAATAA
- a CDS encoding RpiB/LacA/LacB family sugar-phosphate isomerase has translation MSGLNKNFRGKVVAVASGHAGYNKKMAVLNYFEEAGIPYKDLGCYSNKSCDYPDFAHKIAEAIGKKEFECGITFCGSGQGINITANKHQNIRSALCWNTEISKLAREHNDSNICAIPSRFVSEEETIAIVESFLNAEFERGRHARRVKKIPLCKKDSV, from the coding sequence ATGAGTGGTTTAAACAAAAATTTTCGTGGGAAAGTTGTTGCTGTTGCCAGTGGCCATGCAGGTTATAACAAAAAAATGGCAGTATTGAACTATTTTGAAGAAGCAGGTATCCCATATAAAGATTTGGGATGTTACAGCAATAAAAGTTGTGACTATCCGGATTTTGCCCATAAAATAGCGGAAGCCATTGGAAAAAAAGAGTTCGAATGTGGCATAACATTTTGTGGTAGCGGACAGGGTATCAACATTACAGCAAATAAACATCAAAATATACGTTCGGCATTGTGTTGGAATACCGAAATAAGTAAACTTGCAAGGGAACATAACGACTCAAATATATGTGCGATTCCCTCCAGGTTTGTTTCAGAAGAAGAAACTATTGCAATCGTGGAATCTTTTCTAAATGCTGAATTTGAACGAGGTCGCCATGCCAGGAGGGTTAAAAAAATTCCTTTATGCAAAAAGGACAGTGTCTGA
- a CDS encoding aldolase/citrate lyase family protein, which produces MTATAGNRGDSVRSDCFVQIAKTEHHATEIRLQSKVESLFGDSIRELCHEVLAHYNLRDVLVEIEDKGALPFVIAARLEAAIRQLTGTDQSLLLPIETKNIHRTGRDRNRRTRLYLPGNNPKLMLNAGIYGSDGIILDLEDSVAPDKKAEARLLVRNALRAVDFGDAERMVRINQLPDGLKDLDAIVPEQVNLILIPKCESAQQIIQAEERIEKILGRENTDIYLMPIIESALGVVKAYEIASASPNVAALAIGLEDYTADLGAQRTPGGRESFYARSAVVNAARAAGIQPIDSVFSEIDDMEALHNNVLESKALGFAGMGCIHPRQVPVINEGFSPDEQEIEKAKRIVDAFEQAREKGLGVVALGSKMIDAPVVKRAVHTIELAIQSGKLSTNWRENHE; this is translated from the coding sequence ATGACTGCAACAGCCGGAAACCGTGGAGACAGCGTACGCTCGGACTGTTTTGTACAGATTGCTAAAACTGAGCATCATGCAACTGAAATCCGGTTACAGAGTAAAGTTGAAAGTTTGTTTGGCGATTCCATCCGGGAGCTTTGTCACGAAGTACTGGCCCATTATAACCTTCGGGATGTACTGGTGGAAATTGAAGACAAAGGGGCTCTGCCATTTGTCATTGCAGCGCGCCTGGAAGCGGCTATCCGCCAGTTAACCGGAACGGATCAATCCCTTTTATTACCCATTGAAACAAAAAATATTCATCGGACAGGCCGCGATCGTAACCGACGGACCCGTTTGTACCTACCGGGAAATAATCCGAAGCTGATGCTGAATGCCGGCATCTACGGAAGCGACGGCATCATTCTCGATTTGGAAGATTCAGTCGCACCTGATAAAAAAGCCGAGGCCCGTTTGCTGGTTCGCAATGCCCTACGTGCAGTTGACTTTGGTGATGCCGAACGAATGGTTCGTATTAATCAACTGCCGGACGGATTGAAAGATTTGGATGCCATTGTTCCCGAACAGGTAAACCTGATCCTGATTCCCAAGTGCGAAAGTGCGCAGCAAATCATTCAGGCAGAGGAACGCATTGAAAAAATACTGGGGCGCGAAAACACCGATATCTACCTGATGCCAATTATTGAGAGTGCCCTGGGAGTGGTAAAAGCTTATGAAATTGCATCGGCTTCGCCGAATGTAGCCGCATTGGCGATTGGTTTGGAAGATTATACAGCTGATTTAGGAGCTCAACGAACGCCCGGAGGTCGCGAATCCTTTTATGCCCGCAGTGCGGTTGTCAATGCTGCACGCGCAGCGGGCATCCAACCCATCGATTCGGTTTTCTCCGAAATTGATGACATGGAAGCATTGCACAACAACGTGCTCGAATCGAAAGCGTTGGGTTTTGCCGGTATGGGATGTATCCATCCGCGCCAGGTTCCGGTCATCAACGAAGGTTTCAGTCCGGATGAACAGGAAATTGAAAAGGCGAAACGCATTGTAGACGCTTTTGAGCAAGCCAGAGAGAAGGGACTGGGCGTTGTTGCCCTTGGTTCGAAAATGATTGATGCCCCGGTTGTCAAACGTGCTGTTCACACCATCGAACTGGCGATTCAATCGGGTAAACTGTCAACCAACTGGAGAGAAAATCATGAATGA
- a CDS encoding GRP family sugar transporter yields MFIVSDYPLAIVFCFITMLCWGSWGNTQKLAGKTWRYELFYWDYVIGVLLLSLIFAFTLGSMGENGRGFLEDLGQAKWGNIGSAFLGGVIFNAANILLSTAIAIAGMAVAFPVGIGLALVLGVIINYIGSQKGDPLFLFLGVGLVTIAIIINAFAYKKASSGKQKVSTKGILVSILAGVLMSFFYRFVARSMDLENFVNPAAGMMTPYTAVVIFSLGVFISNFLFNSVLMKRPISGKPTNYKVYFKGKLSIHLVGVLGGVIWGIGNSLNLIAAGKAGAAISYGLGQGATLVAALWGVFIWKEFKNAPKGTNRLLTIMFVLFVLGIISIIYAGQ; encoded by the coding sequence ATGTTTATAGTAAGTGATTATCCATTGGCAATTGTTTTCTGTTTTATTACAATGCTTTGCTGGGGTTCCTGGGGAAATACTCAAAAACTTGCCGGAAAAACCTGGCGATATGAGCTATTTTACTGGGACTATGTTATTGGTGTCTTGCTACTTTCACTCATTTTTGCTTTTACTCTTGGAAGTATGGGTGAGAATGGTCGGGGATTTCTGGAGGATCTTGGTCAGGCAAAGTGGGGAAATATTGGCAGTGCATTTCTTGGTGGTGTTATTTTTAATGCCGCCAATATATTACTTTCCACGGCAATAGCAATTGCAGGTATGGCAGTTGCTTTCCCGGTTGGAATTGGTTTGGCACTTGTCTTGGGTGTCATTATCAATTACATTGGTTCCCAAAAAGGAGATCCGCTGTTTCTATTCCTTGGTGTCGGGCTTGTTACTATAGCAATAATTATCAATGCTTTTGCCTACAAGAAAGCTTCCTCCGGAAAACAAAAAGTAAGTACTAAAGGAATACTTGTTTCCATTTTGGCAGGAGTATTAATGTCTTTTTTCTACAGGTTTGTGGCACGCTCAATGGACCTGGAAAATTTTGTCAATCCGGCAGCGGGAATGATGACTCCATATACGGCAGTTGTTATTTTTTCACTAGGGGTTTTTATCAGTAATTTCCTTTTCAATTCGGTTTTAATGAAAAGGCCAATCAGTGGAAAACCGACAAACTACAAGGTATATTTCAAAGGAAAGTTGTCCATTCATTTAGTAGGTGTCCTTGGCGGAGTTATTTGGGGCATTGGAAATTCTTTAAATCTGATTGCAGCCGGTAAAGCAGGAGCAGCTATTTCATACGGATTGGGTCAAGGGGCTACACTCGTTGCTGCATTGTGGGGAGTATTTATCTGGAAAGAATTTAAGAATGCTCCCAAAGGAACAAATAGATTACTGACCATTATGTTTGTCCTTTTTGTGTTAGGTATTATTTCTATTATTTATGCTGGCCAATGA
- the rbsK gene encoding ribokinase, translating to MGKILVIGSSNTDLIATVKSFPAAGETIVGTTFFQTMGGKGANQAVAAHRLGGDVKFNTCLGRDANGRNAFKYYSKEGLDVSSSLIVDDIPSGTAIILVDEKGENCIVVNPGANEKLTSEYIYEVEKDIANADMVVLQMEIPYDSVKAVCDIASKYKKKIILNVAPARKVEIDLLKKVDVLIVNETEAEVLTEEKIEDIGEEAIINKLLKKGVQNVILTLGNKGCLFKNGNDLLKIPAFRVNAVDTTAAGDTFCGALAAELSREKDWEEILKFATAASAICVTRMGAQPSIPMEREIQEFLKKNDELHIK from the coding sequence ATGGGTAAAATATTAGTAATAGGCAGTTCAAATACCGATCTGATTGCTACTGTTAAAAGCTTCCCAGCAGCGGGGGAAACCATCGTGGGAACAACTTTTTTTCAAACGATGGGAGGAAAAGGTGCTAATCAGGCTGTGGCAGCACATAGATTGGGAGGAGACGTTAAATTTAATACTTGTCTGGGGAGAGATGCAAATGGGCGAAATGCATTTAAATATTATAGTAAAGAAGGACTGGATGTTTCTTCTTCGTTGATTGTTGATGATATCCCTTCGGGAACGGCGATCATATTAGTGGACGAAAAAGGAGAGAATTGTATTGTCGTAAATCCTGGAGCTAATGAAAAGCTCACTTCGGAATATATTTATGAGGTGGAAAAAGATATTGCAAATGCTGATATGGTGGTTTTGCAGATGGAGATTCCTTACGATTCGGTAAAAGCAGTTTGTGACATTGCCAGCAAATACAAGAAAAAAATAATATTGAATGTTGCCCCTGCTCGAAAAGTAGAAATAGATCTTCTAAAAAAGGTCGATGTATTGATTGTTAATGAGACGGAAGCCGAAGTTTTAACAGAAGAGAAGATTGAAGATATCGGAGAAGAAGCAATTATCAACAAATTATTAAAAAAGGGAGTGCAAAATGTAATATTAACATTGGGCAATAAAGGATGCTTATTTAAAAATGGAAATGATTTGCTAAAAATTCCCGCCTTTAGAGTAAATGCTGTGGATACAACAGCCGCGGGTGACACCTTTTGTGGTGCCCTGGCTGCAGAATTAAGCAGGGAAAAAGATTGGGAAGAGATACTGAAATTTGCCACTGCTGCATCAGCAATTTGTGTTACCCGAATGGGGGCCCAACCCTCAATCCCGATGGAAAGGGAAATACAGGAATTTTTAAAGAAGAATGACGAATTACATATCAAATAA